The Clostridium septicum genome contains a region encoding:
- a CDS encoding beta-N-acetylglucosaminidase domain-containing protein: MNSRKKRRNSLLAFFMTFTMILGLAPNIYTQAVESAENEKINKDYEIYPIPQSIVYNGGNLNLSSEVNVIFEDGLDQATKDRLIEVLEIKNISHTIGTEIDESKTNFLIGIQNSIGIVDNYFAEKNLKDAEHFKHMDSHIVSVDNNVVAVLGKDTDSAFYGITTLKMIFNQLESNEIRNLLIKDYADAQWRGFIEGYYGIPWSNENRMSLMEFGGDIKMNAYMFAPKDDPYHNSQWREPYPEEKLAELAEMVKVGSKSKNKFIWTIHPFMHNAIRFDTEEHYQEDLAIIIRKFESLYDIGVRQFGILGDDAGGNATDQVKLMTDLEEWKKSKGDVYNLIFVPKEYCQSFAGNNINSPYLKTISQMPKDIEIMWTGSGVCGWVTTDTFNWFMQACSTAENPSRLPFMWLNWPVNDINKKRLVMGKGQMLDPTVTNFKGIVTNPMQQAQASKVALFAVADYTWNKDTFNADKSWEDSFKYIDKDAGSELYTLAKHMSDPAPNGHGLVQDESEEIKSLLDEFNRKYLAGESIKEIGQTLINEYEKIVKAADDFDTKSKNEGLKAEIDPWRQSLKALAQSTIEYIKTAIAIEDGNNGEVWSHYSEGAAKFELSKTFQVQNIHGKDYVEAGYKRLIPFVKKLGDSLAGKVGDIVNPEEEKLNVTPYTNVNNVYQGNIQNIVDGDLNTKVWFGRYIQEGDYVALELSKSTKITSLSIEQGKNATDKDAFHYGKFQYSMDGETWTDVNNKTYGPYQNKVEVSNLDIEAKYVRFIVTGEIKAEGEANPKWASFREFTINKDINEGDLSLSLIKSSNIGKRSGGNESDILRPEGVSSPIMYAKAPYEGADRDGIPQDAYIGVDLGREARLGKVHIVGDKSVPGDIFVNAVLEYSVNGEDYTEIETFTNKVEINKDYSQENIIARYVRLRNKTKTNVWARFTKFNVTESNLNTKIYTNVAALANNKVNIQNDVAIISNLNEITLATNEYVGIKLPRIKDLTEIVKNYTESENLTLETSMNEIEWETINNLNELQDARYIRIINKTENPIAFNLNNLEVHSLEYQVKTLKDTNFTAVENTDKAFDNDWTTQAWFKNNQDQGKYFTYDLGRLININSLKMVVNDYEHDYIRNGVIKASEDGNTWTDVLTIGGNLDGSAEISDAFPNHEISYNTISVAGLNINARYLRVEVTKTLNIAKWVRFNEIIINNGQYIPSENNPTFVSNPIEVAGYAPSNLIDGNLNTTYKPNKQDLTSGSLVYRISENTEITKINILQSPNTISNALVLVRTVDGWQEIGRLDRSLNDFITKGLGNILEVKLEWNEVAPTLHEIILSNGDQNVDKSYLESKLEEARNIDTSNWTQESKNALKDAIDEGDRVLEDKYASQNKVDDLIRLLSTIMENPEIVDTNKEELQALYNVNKDRVEADYTVSTWAIFNEALKGAEVILEKADVTQEEVNEAKANLENAVNQLKEKAKFVRHLEIAVEEGKKVSQEELDKVVPAVVEEFKAALAQAENLLNSNDAAQEDIDASFHRLSKAMHMLSFYKGDKKELIALVAKINSLNSSDYITETWEALQIVLEKTNKVIEDENALEEEVSTAYEELLKAFLDLRLKPSKEKLEELIKKAESLDSNKYTEKTWNALEEELATAKNVLENEKASEKEINKITKSLELAINALEEKENNSNEVDKEKLVQLIEKANKYLDSSEEYTNESYEAFLVSLDEANKVNLNKNATQKMVDDVIEKLNKAIEGLVKKNEEKPGDNKPSTDNPGSNGNNSVDKNNGDNTSSGSNGIIQGSSNRKLPQTGGGVMLGYLGIGLLALGGIVTGKRRRKN; this comes from the coding sequence ATGAATTCAAGAAAAAAAAGAAGAAACTCGTTGCTAGCATTTTTTATGACTTTTACTATGATATTAGGATTAGCACCTAATATATATACTCAAGCTGTTGAATCAGCAGAAAATGAAAAAATAAATAAAGATTATGAAATTTACCCTATTCCTCAAAGTATAGTTTATAATGGAGGAAATTTAAACTTAAGCTCTGAGGTAAACGTTATCTTTGAAGATGGCTTGGATCAAGCAACTAAAGATCGTTTAATTGAAGTTTTAGAAATTAAAAATATTAGTCATACAATTGGAACAGAAATTGATGAAAGTAAGACGAATTTCTTAATAGGAATCCAAAACTCTATTGGGATTGTTGACAATTATTTTGCAGAAAAAAACCTAAAAGATGCAGAACATTTTAAACATATGGATTCACATATAGTATCAGTTGACAATAATGTTGTAGCAGTATTAGGTAAAGATACTGATTCAGCCTTTTATGGAATAACAACATTAAAAATGATATTTAATCAATTAGAATCTAATGAAATTCGTAATTTGTTAATTAAGGATTATGCAGATGCTCAATGGCGTGGATTTATTGAAGGATATTATGGTATTCCATGGAGCAATGAAAATCGTATGAGTTTAATGGAATTTGGTGGAGATATTAAAATGAATGCGTATATGTTTGCTCCAAAAGATGATCCATATCATAACTCACAGTGGAGAGAACCATATCCAGAAGAAAAATTAGCAGAATTAGCAGAGATGGTTAAAGTAGGAAGTAAATCTAAAAATAAATTTATATGGACTATTCATCCATTTATGCACAATGCAATACGTTTTGATACAGAAGAACATTATCAAGAAGATCTAGCTATAATAATTAGAAAGTTTGAATCTTTATATGATATAGGAGTTAGACAATTTGGAATTTTAGGTGATGATGCTGGTGGAAATGCAACAGATCAAGTAAAACTTATGACTGATTTAGAAGAATGGAAAAAATCTAAAGGTGATGTATATAACTTAATATTTGTTCCAAAAGAATATTGTCAATCTTTTGCAGGTAACAACATAAACTCACCATATTTAAAAACTATAAGCCAAATGCCAAAAGATATTGAAATAATGTGGACAGGTTCAGGGGTTTGTGGTTGGGTAACAACTGATACATTTAACTGGTTTATGCAAGCTTGTTCTACAGCAGAGAATCCATCAAGATTGCCATTTATGTGGTTAAATTGGCCTGTAAATGATATTAATAAAAAGCGTCTTGTTATGGGGAAGGGACAAATGTTAGATCCAACTGTCACAAATTTTAAGGGAATTGTAACTAATCCAATGCAACAAGCTCAAGCTTCAAAGGTGGCATTATTTGCTGTTGCTGATTATACATGGAATAAAGATACATTTAATGCAGATAAAAGTTGGGAAGATTCATTTAAGTATATAGATAAAGATGCAGGCTCAGAATTATATACACTTGCAAAACATATGAGTGATCCAGCTCCAAATGGACATGGATTAGTTCAAGATGAATCAGAAGAAATTAAATCCTTATTAGATGAGTTTAATAGAAAGTATTTAGCAGGAGAATCAATTAAAGAAATAGGACAAACCTTAATTAATGAATACGAAAAAATAGTAAAGGCAGCAGATGATTTTGATACTAAATCTAAAAATGAAGGATTAAAGGCAGAAATAGATCCATGGAGGCAATCTCTAAAGGCTTTAGCTCAATCAACTATTGAGTATATAAAGACTGCAATAGCTATAGAAGATGGAAATAATGGAGAGGTTTGGAGTCACTATTCAGAAGGTGCTGCTAAGTTTGAATTATCAAAAACTTTTCAAGTGCAAAATATCCATGGAAAAGATTACGTAGAAGCTGGATATAAAAGATTAATTCCTTTTGTTAAAAAATTAGGAGATTCTTTAGCGGGAAAAGTTGGAGATATTGTAAATCCAGAAGAAGAAAAATTAAATGTTACTCCATATACAAATGTAAATAATGTATATCAAGGAAATATTCAAAATATAGTAGATGGAGATTTAAATACAAAAGTATGGTTTGGAAGATATATTCAAGAAGGAGACTATGTTGCTCTTGAATTAAGTAAGTCAACAAAAATAACAAGCCTTTCAATAGAACAAGGTAAAAATGCTACTGATAAGGATGCTTTCCATTATGGTAAATTCCAATACTCTATGGATGGAGAAACTTGGACTGATGTAAATAATAAAACTTATGGACCATACCAAAATAAAGTTGAAGTTTCAAATTTAGATATAGAAGCTAAGTATGTGAGATTTATAGTAACTGGAGAGATAAAAGCAGAAGGTGAAGCAAACCCTAAGTGGGCATCATTTAGAGAATTTACTATAAATAAAGATATAAATGAAGGAGATTTAAGCTTATCATTAATTAAATCATCAAATATAGGAAAAAGAAGTGGTGGAAATGAATCTGATATTTTAAGACCAGAAGGTGTATCAAGTCCAATAATGTACGCAAAAGCACCTTATGAAGGAGCAGATAGAGATGGAATACCACAAGATGCATATATAGGTGTAGACCTAGGTAGGGAGGCTAGATTAGGTAAAGTTCATATTGTAGGGGATAAATCAGTTCCTGGTGATATATTTGTAAATGCAGTATTAGAATATTCAGTTAATGGGGAAGATTATACTGAGATAGAAACTTTCACAAATAAGGTAGAAATAAATAAAGACTATTCACAAGAAAATATAATAGCAAGATATGTTCGTTTAAGAAATAAAACAAAAACTAATGTATGGGCTAGATTTACTAAATTCAATGTAACAGAAAGTAATTTAAACACTAAAATTTATACAAATGTTGCAGCTTTAGCTAATAATAAAGTTAATATTCAAAATGATGTTGCTATAATTTCTAATTTAAATGAAATTACATTAGCCACTAATGAATATGTAGGTATTAAACTACCTAGAATTAAAGATTTGACAGAAATAGTTAAAAATTATACAGAAAGTGAAAATCTTACTTTAGAAACTTCTATGAATGAAATAGAATGGGAAACTATAAATAATTTAAATGAGTTACAAGATGCTCGTTATATTAGAATTATTAATAAAACAGAAAATCCTATTGCTTTTAATCTTAATAATTTAGAAGTACATTCATTAGAATATCAAGTTAAAACATTAAAGGATACTAATTTTACAGCAGTAGAAAATACAGATAAAGCATTTGATAATGATTGGACAACCCAAGCATGGTTTAAAAATAATCAAGATCAAGGTAAGTATTTCACTTATGACTTAGGAAGATTAATTAATATAAATTCATTAAAAATGGTAGTAAATGATTATGAACATGATTATATACGTAATGGTGTAATTAAAGCATCAGAAGATGGTAATACTTGGACAGATGTTTTAACTATTGGAGGAAATTTAGATGGAAGTGCAGAAATATCAGATGCATTCCCTAATCACGAAATTTCATATAATACTATTTCAGTAGCAGGATTAAATATTAATGCTCGTTATTTAAGAGTTGAAGTAACTAAGACATTAAATATTGCTAAATGGGTAAGGTTTAATGAAATTATTATAAATAATGGACAATATATTCCATCTGAAAACAATCCAACATTTGTAAGCAATCCTATTGAAGTAGCTGGATATGCTCCAAGTAATTTAATTGATGGAAACTTAAATACAACTTATAAACCAAATAAGCAAGATTTAACTTCAGGATCATTAGTATATCGTATTTCAGAAAATACAGAAATAACTAAGATTAATATACTACAAAGTCCAAATACAATTTCTAATGCATTGGTATTAGTAAGAACTGTAGATGGATGGCAAGAAATTGGAAGATTAGATCGTAGTTTAAATGATTTTATAACAAAAGGCTTAGGAAATATTTTAGAGGTAAAACTAGAGTGGAATGAAGTAGCACCAACACTTCATGAAATAATTTTATCAAATGGAGATCAAAATGTAGATAAGAGCTATTTGGAAAGCAAATTAGAAGAAGCTAGAAATATAGATACATCAAACTGGACACAAGAAAGTAAAAATGCATTAAAAGATGCTATAGATGAAGGGGATAGAGTTCTTGAAGATAAGTATGCGTCACAAAATAAAGTAGATGACCTTATAAGATTATTAAGTACTATTATGGAAAATCCAGAAATAGTAGATACAAATAAGGAAGAATTACAAGCATTATATAATGTAAATAAAGATAGAGTGGAAGCTGATTATACAGTTTCAACTTGGGCTATTTTTAATGAAGCACTTAAAGGGGCAGAGGTAATTCTAGAAAAAGCAGATGTCACTCAAGAAGAAGTAAATGAAGCTAAAGCTAATTTAGAAAATGCAGTAAATCAATTAAAAGAAAAAGCTAAGTTTGTAAGACATTTAGAAATTGCCGTAGAAGAAGGTAAAAAAGTTTCACAAGAAGAACTTGATAAAGTTGTTCCTGCTGTTGTAGAAGAATTTAAGGCTGCTTTAGCTCAGGCAGAAAATCTATTAAATAGCAATGATGCTGCTCAAGAAGATATAGATGCATCTTTCCATAGATTAAGTAAAGCAATGCATATGTTATCTTTCTACAAAGGAGATAAAAAAGAGTTAATAGCATTAGTAGCAAAAATAAATTCATTAAACTCTTCTGATTATATAACAGAAACTTGGGAAGCATTACAAATTGTTTTAGAAAAAACTAATAAAGTAATAGAAGATGAAAATGCATTAGAAGAAGAAGTAAGTACAGCTTACGAAGAATTATTAAAAGCATTTTTAGATTTAAGATTAAAACCAAGTAAAGAAAAATTAGAGGAATTAATAAAGAAAGCTGAAAGTCTAGACAGTAATAAATATACTGAAAAAACTTGGAATGCATTAGAAGAAGAATTAGCTACAGCTAAAAATGTATTAGAAAATGAAAAAGCTAGTGAAAAAGAAATAAATAAAATTACAAAATCTTTAGAATTAGCTATTAATGCATTAGAAGAAAAAGAAAACAATTCTAATGAAGTAGATAAGGAGAAATTAGTTCAGTTAATTGAAAAAGCTAACAAATATTTAGATAGCTCAGAGGAATATACAAATGAATCATATGAAGCTTTCTTAGTATCATTAGATGAAGCTAATAAAGTTAATTTAAATAAAAATGCTACACAAAAAATGGTAGATGACGTTATTGAAAAATTAAATAAAGCAATAGAAGGTTTAGTTAAGAAAAATGAGGAAAAACCAGGAGACAATAAACCATCTACAGATAATCCAGGATCAAATGGAAATAATTCAGTAGATAAAAATAATGGAGATAATACATCATCAGGTAGCAATGGAATAATTCAAGGTAGTTCAAATAGAAAACTACCACAAACAGGTGGTGGAGTAATGTTAGGTTACTTAGGAATAGGATTACTTGCTTTAGGTGGAATTGTTACAGGAAAGAGAAGAAGAAAAAATTAA
- a CDS encoding ABC transporter permease: protein MYSKLATRNLKRSLKDYTIYFLTLIFAVSIFYVFNSIESQRIMMELSDMQANAFELVSKTMGIASKFMAFILGFLIVYANNYLIKRRKKEFGIYMTLGMEKGSLSRVIFMETLMVGVISLIIGLTIGVLLSQGLSILTAKMFQVNLVKFKFVFSETAAIRTVLCFGIIYLVVLLFNTISIRKIKLIDLLTSSRKNETVKVKNIWVSVLVFIISLMMIGEAYYIVLSKGIAEIGFNFNLMSILLGVLGTFLFFFSLSGFLLKLVQSNKRHYLKGLNMFILRQINSKINSTFVSMTFICLMLFVAICTFSGGIGINKALNSDLKDLTKFDVTFWDLDGSDIEEVLREKGIEINDYASSYMKYTTYKNNFGFKDFLNEDEAEDAKSYYPVAKNQGVPIVKLSDFNSIMKMLNMKEVSLEKDEYLAFGDIKDLKKGVQNQINNKKKINVNGIELKPANTEFFEITPYNQMMKSNLCTFVVNDSLVDGLEKLQSYLSMNYKIDKDKCEKDFGEKVRGGYKDSEMDTYYMTKEEQLSNSAGLGAVVSYLGIYIGVVFLITSAAVLALQQLSESTENIERYKLLTKIGVDRSMINKSLFVQISIYFIVPLSLALVHSIVGLKISSHVVATFGNSSIMDNILIAVVALVIIYGGYFMATYLGAKKNISQN from the coding sequence ATGTATTCTAAACTAGCAACTAGAAACTTAAAAAGAAGTTTAAAGGATTATACAATATATTTTTTAACATTAATTTTTGCAGTAAGTATATTTTATGTATTTAATTCTATAGAATCACAGCGTATTATGATGGAATTAAGTGATATGCAAGCAAATGCTTTTGAACTAGTAAGTAAAACTATGGGGATTGCATCTAAATTTATGGCTTTTATACTAGGTTTTTTAATTGTTTATGCAAATAATTATTTAATAAAAAGAAGAAAAAAAGAATTTGGAATTTATATGACTTTAGGTATGGAAAAAGGAAGTTTATCTAGAGTTATATTTATGGAAACTTTAATGGTGGGAGTAATATCACTTATAATTGGATTAACTATTGGAGTTTTATTATCACAAGGACTATCTATTTTAACAGCAAAAATGTTTCAGGTAAATCTTGTGAAATTTAAATTTGTATTTTCAGAAACAGCAGCTATAAGAACTGTATTATGCTTTGGAATTATTTATTTAGTTGTTTTACTTTTTAATACAATTTCAATTAGAAAAATAAAATTAATAGATTTATTAACATCTTCAAGAAAAAATGAAACAGTTAAAGTGAAAAATATATGGGTTTCAGTATTAGTTTTTATAATAAGCTTAATGATGATAGGAGAAGCTTATTATATAGTATTAAGTAAAGGTATAGCAGAAATAGGTTTTAATTTTAATTTAATGAGTATATTATTAGGTGTTTTAGGAACATTTTTATTTTTCTTTTCTTTATCTGGTTTCTTATTAAAATTAGTTCAAAGTAATAAGAGGCATTATTTAAAAGGTTTAAATATGTTTATATTAAGGCAGATAAACAGTAAGATTAATTCAACATTTGTATCAATGACATTTATATGTTTAATGCTATTCGTAGCAATATGTACATTTTCAGGTGGAATAGGAATAAATAAAGCTTTAAATTCTGATCTTAAAGACTTAACTAAATTTGATGTTACCTTTTGGGATTTAGATGGTAGTGATATAGAAGAAGTACTAAGAGAAAAAGGAATAGAAATAAACGACTATGCTAGTTCTTATATGAAATATACAACCTATAAAAATAATTTTGGATTTAAAGATTTTTTAAATGAAGATGAAGCAGAAGATGCAAAATCATATTATCCAGTAGCTAAAAATCAAGGTGTTCCAATAGTAAAGCTTTCAGACTTTAATTCTATAATGAAGATGTTAAATATGAAGGAAGTTTCATTAGAAAAAGATGAGTATTTAGCTTTTGGAGATATTAAGGATTTAAAAAAAGGAGTTCAAAATCAAATAAATAATAAGAAGAAAATAAATGTTAATGGTATAGAGTTAAAACCAGCAAATACAGAGTTTTTTGAAATAACTCCATATAATCAAATGATGAAAAGTAATTTGTGTACTTTTGTAGTTAATGATTCGTTAGTTGATGGGTTAGAAAAGCTTCAATCATATTTAAGTATGAATTATAAAATAGATAAAGATAAATGTGAAAAAGATTTTGGAGAGAAAGTAAGAGGTGGATATAAAGATTCTGAAATGGATACTTATTATATGACTAAGGAAGAGCAACTTTCAAATTCAGCAGGTCTTGGAGCAGTAGTATCTTATTTAGGAATATACATTGGGGTTGTTTTCTTAATTACATCTGCAGCCGTATTAGCACTTCAACAACTATCAGAATCAACTGAAAATATTGAAAGATATAAGTTATTAACTAAAATTGGCGTAGATAGAAGTATGATAAATAAATCATTATTTGTTCAAATATCTATATACTTTATAGTTCCATTGTCATTGGCATTAGTACATTCAATTGTTGGGCTTAAGATATCATCTCATGTAGTTGCTACCTTTGGAAATTCAAGTATTATGGACAATATATTAATTGCAGTAGTAGCATTAGTAATAATATATGGAGGATATTTTATGGCAACTTATTTAGGAGCAAAGAAGAATATTAGTCAAAACTAA
- a CDS encoding ABC transporter ATP-binding protein, translated as MTKEVLKVSNIEKYYGRKGNITKAINNISFLVEEGEFVGVMGASGSGKTTLLNCISTIDKVTSGHIYISGKDITTLSSKSLSKFRRDKLGFIFQDFNLLDTLTVYENIALALTILKVNHKDIDNKVKDVCKKLNINEILNKYPYEISGGQKQRVASARAIITNPSLILADEPTGALDSKSAKMLLESLENLNKNLNATIMMVTHDAFTASYANRILFIKDGKIFNELIRGNDSRKEFFNKIIEVITLLGGDQRDVF; from the coding sequence ATGACTAAAGAAGTTTTAAAGGTAAGTAATATAGAAAAATATTATGGGAGAAAAGGAAATATTACAAAGGCAATAAATAATATAAGCTTTTTAGTAGAAGAGGGAGAGTTTGTTGGAGTAATGGGAGCTTCAGGTAGTGGTAAGACTACACTACTAAATTGTATATCTACTATAGATAAAGTAACAAGTGGACATATTTATATATCAGGGAAAGATATAACAACATTAAGTTCAAAAAGTTTATCTAAGTTTAGAAGAGATAAACTAGGTTTTATATTTCAAGATTTTAATCTTTTAGATACATTAACGGTTTATGAAAATATTGCATTAGCTTTAACTATATTAAAGGTAAACCATAAGGACATAGATAATAAGGTTAAAGATGTTTGTAAAAAATTAAATATAAATGAAATATTAAATAAATATCCATATGAAATATCAGGAGGACAAAAACAAAGAGTCGCTTCAGCAAGAGCAATAATAACTAATCCTTCTTTAATATTAGCAGATGAACCAACAGGAGCTTTAGATTCAAAATCAGCAAAGATGTTACTTGAAAGTTTAGAGAATTTAAATAAAAACTTAAATGCAACAATTATGATGGTAACTCATGATGCTTTTACAGCAAGTTATGCAAATAGGATTTTATTTATAAAGGATGGAAAGATTTTTAATGAATTAATAAGAGGAAATGATTCAAGAAAAGAGTTCTTTAATAAAATAATAGAAGTTATAACTCTCCTTGGAGGTGACCAAAGAGATGTATTCTAA
- a CDS encoding sensor histidine kinase — MQLKDFIKERIVFILINIGILAFTAALLSILKVDGYAIIFILVLNFIGILIFHINEYLKKRKYYNEFLCNIEKLDKKYLISEVMEEGDFLEGKILYDIIRQTDKSMNDEVASLKINNNEYREYIELWVHEVKTPIATCKLLIENNPSEITKSINEEVEKVENYIEQALFYTRSNTLEKDYIIKEINIKNCINSVIRKNANILIEKGIKIKIEDIDRIVYTDIKWIKFILHQIISNSIKYMDKEISILNISCEEYKESIILHISDNGIGMNEKDVIKAFEKGYTGENGRKFGKSTGIGLYLCRKLSLKLGLSIKLKSEINKGTRVSILFPLNKMMIFE; from the coding sequence ATGCAATTAAAAGATTTTATTAAAGAAAGAATAGTATTTATTCTAATTAATATTGGAATACTTGCATTTACTGCAGCTTTATTAAGTATATTAAAGGTTGATGGTTATGCAATAATTTTTATACTAGTTTTAAATTTTATAGGTATTTTAATTTTTCATATAAATGAATATTTAAAGAAGAGAAAATACTATAATGAATTTTTATGTAATATTGAAAAGTTAGATAAAAAATATCTTATATCAGAAGTTATGGAGGAAGGAGATTTTTTAGAAGGAAAAATTTTATACGATATAATAAGGCAAACAGATAAATCAATGAATGATGAAGTAGCAAGTTTAAAAATTAATAATAATGAATATAGAGAATATATAGAGCTTTGGGTACATGAAGTAAAAACTCCAATAGCAACTTGTAAATTACTTATAGAAAATAATCCTTCAGAAATTACAAAAAGCATAAATGAAGAAGTCGAAAAAGTAGAAAATTATATAGAGCAAGCTTTATTTTATACAAGAAGTAATACTTTAGAAAAAGACTATATTATAAAAGAAATAAATATAAAAAATTGTATAAACTCAGTAATAAGAAAAAATGCCAATATTTTAATAGAAAAAGGAATTAAAATTAAAATAGAAGATATTGATAGAATAGTTTATACAGATATCAAATGGATAAAATTTATATTGCATCAAATTATATCAAATTCCATTAAATATATGGATAAGGAGATTAGTATTCTTAATATAAGTTGTGAGGAATATAAAGAAAGTATTATATTACATATTTCAGATAATGGTATTGGAATGAATGAAAAGGATGTAATAAAGGCTTTTGAAAAAGGTTATACAGGAGAAAATGGACGGAAGTTTGGAAAATCTACAGGAATAGGATTATATTTATGTAGAAAATTATCTTTGAAATTAGGATTAAGTATAAAACTTAAATCAGAAATAAATAAAGGCACTAGAGTCTCTATTTTGTTTCCATTAAATAAGATGATGATTTTTGAATAA
- a CDS encoding response regulator transcription factor, with protein sequence MNNKIYIIEDEEKIRLELSTFLNRYGYDTKYSIDFENIIEEVLNYKPHLILLDINLPYYDGYYICREIRKKSEIPIIVVTSRDSEVDELMSMNFGADDFVTKPYNTQILLARISSIIKRTYNNNQADIFEYMELKYNLSTSELEYKGEVIDLTKNESRIIYTLIKNNEKIVSRNEIIQVLWQSDEFVDDNTLTVNINRLRRKIEGIGAVGYLQTKRGQGYILKCN encoded by the coding sequence ATGAATAATAAAATTTATATTATAGAAGATGAGGAGAAAATAAGGTTAGAGTTAAGTACATTTTTAAATAGATATGGATATGACACTAAGTATTCAATAGATTTTGAAAATATAATTGAAGAAGTTTTAAATTATAAGCCACACTTAATTTTATTAGATATTAATCTTCCTTATTATGATGGCTATTATATTTGTAGAGAAATAAGAAAAAAAAGTGAAATTCCTATAATTGTTGTAACAAGTAGAGATAGTGAAGTTGATGAGCTTATGAGTATGAATTTCGGAGCAGATGATTTTGTAACAAAGCCATATAATACACAAATTCTTTTAGCTAGAATTTCATCAATTATAAAAAGAACATACAATAATAATCAAGCAGATATTTTTGAGTATATGGAATTAAAATATAACTTATCTACAAGTGAATTAGAATATAAAGGGGAAGTTATAGATTTAACTAAAAATGAAAGCAGAATAATATATACATTAATAAAAAATAATGAAAAAATAGTTTCTAGAAATGAAATAATACAAGTTTTATGGCAATCAGATGAGTTTGTAGATGATAATACATTAACTGTTAATATAAATAGGCTAAGAAGAAAAATTGAAGGTATAGGGGCTGTAGGATATCTACAAACTAAGAGAGGTCAAGGGTATATTTTAAAATGCAATTAA